ATCGTTTTTGTGCTGTTTGGCGCCAAGCGCCTGCCAGAACTGGGCAAGGGACTGGGTGAGGGGCTGAAGGGCTTCAAGGATGGAATCAAGAGCGGTGGCGAACCGACACCGATCGCGCAGCAGCAGAACGTGGCTCCCGCACAGCCCAAGGCT
This portion of the Acidicapsa acidisoli genome encodes:
- the tatA gene encoding twin-arginine translocase TatA/TatE family subunit, whose product is MGELFQPTHLLVIGLIVFVLFGAKRLPELGKGLGEGLKGFKDGIKSGGEPTPIAQQQNVAPAQPKAEPVEQKQTPVA